Below is a genomic region from Candidatus Binatia bacterium.
ATGGAAGCCGCATGATCTCTTTGAGCTCTCAGAAAGAAGTGCCGCCGGAGTTTCGCTATCGCACGCAAATTCTCCTCGCGATCGTAGCGGTGATTTTTCTCTTTCTCTTCGGCCGGCTCTTCTTTCTCCAGGTCATCGACGGCGAGCGCTATACCTATCTCTCCGAGAATAATCGCATCCGGCTGAAGAAAGTGCCGGGCACGAGGGGCATGGTCCTCGACCGCCGCGGCCAACTGCTGGTCGACAGCCGCCCCTCTTTCGATCTCCTGTTCGTGCCGGAAGACGCGCCGGAACCGGAAAATACCTTGCGGCAACTGGCGCGCTTTTTGGGCCGCGACGAAGCCGAGCTGCTGAAGCTTTCGCAAGAAAATAAATCCCGCACGCCGTTCCAGGAGATCGTGCTCGGAAAAGATATCGATTGGGCCTCGATGGTCGCCGTGGAAGCGCATCAGCTCGATCTGCCGGGCGTCACGCTGAGGACCCGCCCAAGGCGGAGCTACGTGGAGAGCGGCATGGCCGCTCATCTGCTGGGCTACTTGGGAGAGATCGGTCCGAAGCAGTTGAAGACGCAAAAGGACAACGGCTACAGCATGGGAGACGAGATCGGCCAGTTCGGTCTCGAGCGGCGCTGGGAAGAATTTCTCCGCGGCCAGAGCGGCGGCCAGCAGGTGGAAGTCGACGCTCTCGGGCGGCGCGTCCGAGTGCTCCACGAAGTGGAAGACGTTCCCGGCTACAACGTCGTCTTGACGATCGACAAGGACGTTCAGCAAGCCGCATTCGAGGGGTTGAAAGGCAAAGACGGAGCGATCGTCGCCCTCGACGTCAACAGCGGAGCGGTGCTGGCCATGGCCAGCACTCCCGCGTTCGATCCCAATGTGTTTGCGCGCGGCGTCACGTCGCAAGAATGGCGCGGCCTCACGACCGACCGCGCCTACCCGCTCAATAATCGCGCCATCCAGGGCCAATATCCGCCGGGCTCCACTTTCAAGATCGTCTTGACGGTCGCGTCGCTCGAAGAAGAGACGCTTTCGCCCACACAGCCCCTCGCATGCGGCGGCTCCCTGGCGGTCGGAAACCGCGTCTTCCGCGACTGGAAAAAAGAGGGGCATGGGTCGGTCGACCTGCACAAAGGCCTGGTGCAGTCGTGCGACGTTTATTATTACCAGTTGGGCCAGCGCCTCGGCATCGATCAAATCGCGAAGCACGCGCGCAACCTTGGACTGGGAGAAAAAACCGGCATCGCCCTCGACGACGAGAAGCCCGGCCTCATCCCCGACACCGCATGGAAAAAGCGCCGTTTCAACCAACCCTGGTATCCCGGCGAAACGCCGTCGGCGGCGATCGGCCAGGGTTACATCACGGTGACGCCGCTGCAGATGGCCAACCTGATGGCGATCATCGGCAACGGCGGAACGCGCTACCGGCCCTGGTTCGTGAAGAAAGTGGTGTCCCTGGACGGCTCCGTGATTCAGGAGTACGGTCCGGAAAAGCTCGGCGCCGCGCCGCTCAAAGAAACCACCGTGGCCTTCCTGCGCGATACGTTGCGCGACGTAGTGACCGCCGGCACGGGCGGAAGCGCGAAATCGCAAATCGTCTCGATCGGGGGAAAAACCGGCACGGCCCAGGTGGCGGAGATGAAAGGCGCCTATGTCAAGAGCGAACAGCTCGCCTACGCCCTTCGCGACCATGCCTGGTTCGTCGCTTACGCCCCGACCGAGAACCCCGAGATCGCGGTGGCCGTTCTGGTCGAGCATGGAGGCCACGGCGGCTCGGCGGCGGCGCCTTTGGCGAAGAGCGTGATCGAAAAATACTTCGCCGTCCGCGGCGAGCCGCCGCCCGCCAATCGAACGCTCGCCGGCACCGAAGGAGACGCGCGTGCCAATTGACCGCCGCCTCGCCGCCCATTTCGACTGGACGCTCTTCGGTATCGTCGTCGGCCTGATCTTCTTGGGAATTCTCACGATCTACAGCGCGACCTACAGCGTCAGCGAGCACCAGGGCAGCGGCTTGGCCACGAAACAGTTTTACTGGTTTCTGATCGGCATCGTCGCCCTGGTGACGGCGACGACCTTCGACTACCACCGGGTGGACCGCATCGCTTATCCATTTTACGGCGTGATTCTCGTCTTGCTCGGGATCGTCTTTTTTATCGGCCACTCCGGAGGAGGCTCGCAGCGCTGGATTCATCTGGGATTTTTTACCTTGCAGCCGTCGGAGCTCGCCAAGCTCGCCATCGTCCTGGCGCTCACCAAGTTCCTCCAATACGACGAGCCGCCGGCCGGCTATCGCCTGCGCGATCTGTGGATGCCGTTCGCTTTGATGGCGCCGCTCGCGGTATTGACGCTCATCCAACCCGACCTCGGCACGGCGGTCATTATCGTCGTCGTCTTCTTCAGCATGATACTCATGGGAGGACTTAAGTTGCGGTCGTTTCTCTATCTGGCCGCCGCCGGCTTGACCTTTTTGCCCCTCGGCTGGCATTTTCTGAAGGAGTATCAACGAAATCGCATCTGGACTTTCTTAAATCCCGATCTCGATCCGTTGGGCGCCGGCTATCACGTCATACAATCCAAGATCGCCGTCGGCTCGGGCCGCTGGTTCGGGAAGGGCTTTCTGAACGGGACGCAGAACCGGCTCGACTTTCTCCCGGCGCAGCATACGGACTTTATCTTCGCCGTTTTCGCGGAAGAATGGGGCCTTATCGGTTGCTTGATTTTGCTCGCGCTCTATCTGGCCTTGACGGTGGTCGCGCTCGGGATCGTTTCGCGCGCCAAAGACCGCATCGGCGCGCTCCTCGCGTTCGGCGTGCTCAGCATCTTCTTCGCGCACGTGGTGGTGAACATCTGCATGGTGACCGGGCTCATGCCCGTGGTCGGAATTCCACTGCCGCTGTTGAGCTACGGCGGCTCCTCGATGGTCTCGATGATGGTGGCGATGGGCCTGCTCATCAACGTGAGCATGCGCCGGTTCACGTTCTAGGCAAGAATGGAGTAATGGAGTGTTGAAGCCTTGGAGTAATTGGATCTGAAATTCCACTCCGATAATCCAACACTCCGATACTCCACTACTCCAATACTCCAGTTTTTTTATGATCCCAGAACATTTCCGATCGCCTGGACAAGCTTGGCCTTGGCGACGGCGCCGACGACCTGGTCCTTGACCGTACCGCCTTTGAGAATCAGCAGCGTTGGGATCCCGCGCACGCCGTAGCGCGATGCCGTGCCGGGATTGTTGTCCACGTTGAGCTTCGCGACTTTGAGCTTGCCGTCGTACTCCGCCGCCAGCTCCTCGACGATCGGCGCGATCGCCTTGCACGGACCGCACCACGGCGCCCAGAAATCTACCAGCACGGGCAAGTTCGACCGAAGCACTTCGGCTTCGAAGTTCGCGTCGCTGACCTCCGTTATCTTTCCCATGAAAATGTTTCCCTTCGGTAGTGGTTCAATTTGAATTCAACAACATTTCTCTGTAGGGGCAGGCCCCTGTGCCTGCCCCTACTTTTCGGGCGACCACGGGGGGTCGCCCCTACAACACTACCTTCCGTGCTAGAGTGTCGAGAGAAATCTGAGCAGTGTTCTGACGCCGAAGCCGGTGCCGCCCTTGGGAGAAGTGAGCATGTCCTTCTCCGCGAAGGCCGGACCCGCAATATCGAGATGCGCCCACGGCACGCCGTCGACGAATTCCTGGAGAATCAGCGCCGCCGTGATCGCGCCGCCGTACGACCCGCCGATATTTTTCATGTCCGCGACGCTGCTCTTGATCTCGTCACGGTATTCCTTGACCAGGGGAAGCTGCCAGAGCTTTTCTCCCGACTCTCTTCCCGAGCGAATGAGAGCGTCCGCGAGCGCCTGGTTGTTGCTGAAGATTCCGGCGACCTCCGTTCCGAGCGCGACCATGCAGGCGCCGGTGAGCGTCGCCAGGTTGACGATATAGTCGGGCTTTTCTTTGGCGGCGAGAGCCAAACCGTCGGCCAGGATCAATCTCCCTTCGGCGTCGGTGTTGAGCACCTCGATGGTCTTGCCGTTCAGATACCGGATGATATCGCCCGGCTTTTGCGCGCTGCCGCCCGGCAGGTTGTCGGTGGTGGGAATATAGCCGGTGACTTCGACGGGCAGTCCAAGCCCGGGCAGCCGGCTCATAGCGCCGATGATCGCCGCGCCGCCCGCCATATCGAGCTTCATCGTCTCCATCGATTTCGCCGGCTTCAACGACAGCCCGCCGGAGTCGAAGGTAATTCCCTTTCCTACGAGAGCGACCTTTTTCTTCCCCTTACCGGCGGGCCGGTAGCGAATCACGATGAAGCGCGGCTCCTCCGCGCTGCCGCGATTGACCGCGAGAAGTCCCGCGAGATTCATCGCCTCGATCTTCTTTTTGTTCCACACCTCGACGCTGAGGCTCTTTCCCCGGCAATGGCGCTGGGCCTGCTCGCCCAGATAGCGCGCCGTGGCGACCGACGGAGGCTCGTTCACTAGATCGCGCGCCAGAGACACGCCCGGAGCGATATCGAGCGCCAGCTTTACCGCGCGGACCATGCCGCTGCTTCGGCTAAGACCCGGCCGAAACAAGATAAACGACCTTAGAGCAGCCGACGGCTTCCGCTCCGAGCGATATTTGTTGAACTGGTAGGACGCGAGCAGAACGCCCTCGGCGACGGCGCCAGCGGCAAGCTCCGCCTCTTTTTCCGGGGAAAAGAAAAAACCGACGTCCTCCGCGCCGAGCGCCGAAGCTTCCTTGCGCGCGCGCGCGCCGGCTTTTCTCCAGGAATCGGCGCCGACCTCCTCCGCTTTGCCCAACCCGATCAGCACGAGGTTCGCCGCCGGCATCCGGCCCGCGGTGCTGTAGGACAACGAGCTGCCCTCGGCGCCGGTGAATTGGCTTTTCTTCACTCGCTCGGCGAGGCCGCCGTGGAGCAGGCGGTCGAGCCGCCGGATCACCGGCCCGTCGAGCTGCTTCTCCCGCACCGGAACGGCTAAAAGCCCGGTCTTGATCCTTTCAGGTTGTTGGTCTTGAAATTTTATTTCCATCCCTGCCTCTTTTTAGTCCCGCGACCGAATCAAATTCATAAACTCGTTGCGCGTTTCTTGCCGCGTGCGGAAGGCGCCGAGCAGCGTGCTCGTAATGATCATCGAATTCTGCTTCTCCACGCCGCGCATTCTCATGCACAAATGCTCCGCCTCGATCACGACCCCCACTCCCAGCGGGTTGAGTTTTTCCATCAGCGTGGTGGCGATCTGGCTCGTCAGCCGTTCCTGTACCTGCAGCCGGCTCGAGAAGACGTCGACCACGCGGGCCAGCTTGGAGACGCCGATGATCTTGTGCTGCGGAAGATAAGCGACGTGCGCCTTGCCGAAGAACGGCAGCAAATGGTGCTCGCAGAGGGAATAGAAGTCGATGTTCTTCTGGACGATCATTTCCGAGTACTCTTCGGTGAACACGGCGTTGTTGATCACCTCGTCCAGGTTCATCCGATAGCCGCGGGTGAGAAACGCGAGCGCGTCGCTCACCCGCTTCGGCGTTCGGCGCAGCCCTTCGCGGTCCGGATCTTCGCCGATGGATTTGAGGATCAGGCGGATGTGTTCTTCCATGGGTCTCTCCCGGAGGTCTGATTTAGCAAGACGCGATCGGAAAATTTTCGGCGGCGTTGAAAAAAGTTATCACTTCGACCGAGGGAGGTCAAACAAACCAGTAAGCACAACGCAGTAAAAGTCCGGAGAGCCGGAGATTCTTGTTCACTGCCTACTGCCTACTACAATCTTTGATACAGCCACTGCGGCGTGAATCGGATGGCATAGCTGTTGAGCAGCGTGAAGTAGTCGGTCATCAAGAGAACGCCGACGATCACGAGCAGAACTCCCGCCGCGGCGTGGACATACCCGATGTAACGGCGGAACGCCTGCGAGAAGTGGAAGAAAGAGTTCACCGCAACGGCGCTCAGAAAAAACGGCAGCGCAAGTCCCGCCGCGTAGCCGCTCAGAAGAAACACGCCTTCGCTCACCCGGCTCGACGTTGCCGCCCAAGTGAGGATCGCGCCGAGAATCGGCCCGACGCACGGGATCCAGGCCACGGCAAAGGTGACACCGATCAACGCCGAGCCCAAGTAGCCCGCCGGCTTGTCTTTCAGATTCACCTGGAAATAACGATCGAGGGCGGATATTTTAAAAACTCCCAAGAGGTAAATGCCGACGATAACGATCAGCGCGCCGCCGGCGACGCGGATCAACCGGCGGTATCCCGCAAATAGACCGCCCAAAAAACTGGCGGAGACGCCGAGCGAGACAAAGACGACGGAGAATCCCAGGATAAACGCCAGCGAATTGAGCACGACGCGGCGCCGGACCAGGCTCTGCGCCCGCGGACCCCTCATCTCCTCCAGCGACACGCCGGAGATGAACGACAAATAAGAAGGGATGACGGGCAATACACAGGGAGAGAGAAAAGAAAGCAGCCCCGATGTGAATGCGACGATAAAATTGATGTCGGTCATCGCTTGCCGTCGAGCAGCTCTTGGATGAGCTGTTTGGCGGCGGCACCGTCCCACGACGCCGGGCCCCACATTCTCGCCAAGCCCTCGCCCTTGGAGCCAATCAGATAAGTCGCGGGCAACCCCCAAGCTCCATAAAGAAGACCGACTTCGCCTTCGGGATCGAACATGACGGGATAGGTGATTTTGAGTTCCTTTAAAAACTGCAGCGCGTCCTTGCGGCTGTCTTTCACGTCCACGGCGACGATCGTGAAGCCCTTGCTCTTAAACTGCTGGTACAGCCGCTCCATCGCCGGCATCTCCTCCCGGCAGGGCACGCACCAGGTGGCCCAAAAGTTGAGCAGGACCAGCTTGCCGCGAAAATCTTTCAGCGACGCTTTCTTTCCGGACAGATCGGGAAGGGTAAAATCTGGAGTCGGCGAAGCGTCCTTCATCGGCTCCAGATTGGGAACGAGCTTGTAGTTCAGCCCGGGAGCGCGACCGCTCTGGCCCCAACTCTCTCCGTTTCCAAACCAGAGAGCCGAAAGCAGAAGAAAAAGCGACGCAATGAACCGCTGGCTAATCATATCTAACGCAGATTGATTTTCTTCACTTCCTTCAGCAGCTCGTCAGTGGAAATAAGGTCTTGTTCCCGATTGCTGGGCCTAACGCTCTTAAAACGGATGATCCCCTCCTTGTCGATGATAAAATAGGACCGCGTGGCACGGCGTGTTGTTTCATTAAGTACACCAAAGGCCTTCATAGCCTTTTGATCCTGAAAATCACTGAGAAGGGGGTAATTCAATTTCATGAAATCCGCAAAGGCTTTCTGGGAAAAGGTGGCGTTGGCACTTATGCCTAAAACCTCGGTATTCTCTGCCTGGAATTTAGTATAATTGTCCGCACCGGACGACAGAATATGCTCAATTCAGACTGGACTATAGTCGAGCACGTAAAAATTAATCAGCACATTTTTCCCCCGAAGGCTGCTTAACTTGAGTTTTCCCCCTTTGGTGCTAGCTAGCTCAAAGTCCGGTGCCTTATCCCCTACCTCCACCGCGAGAAGCAGAGTTGGAGGCAGAAAGAGCAGAAGGGAAAAAACCATTGCTAGGGTAGAACCTTTTCTCTTCATAGCCCCTCCTTTTTCCCTTTTTTTAAGCCGTATATCCCAAATCGTTTAATTCTAGCGGACTCATGGCCGACAAACAACATCCCTTTATCACCTTATCACTTTATCTGCCCGGACGAGAATTTCCGGCGGTACAGTAAGACCGATCTTCTTGGCTGTCTTGAGGTTGATGATTAGATCAAACCGCTTCGGCTGCTCTACGGGCAGGTCGCCGGGTTTGGAGCCTCTGAGGATCTTGTCCACGTACGTCGCTGCGCGCCTGTACAAGTCGGCATCGCTCGGCCCATAGCACATGAGGCCGCCAGCATCCACAAAATCCCTTGTCTGGAACAGTGTTGGAAGGCCCCCCTTTGTCGCGAGGTCGACGATCCTCGATTGGTGAGCAATGGTAAGGGTGTCCGCCAGCGTAAAAAGAGCGCCGGCGCGCTTGCTTTTAGCGGCTCGGAATGCGCTTTCGAGATCGTTGCCAACCCGCACCTCCAGGGATTGAATCTGCAACCCCAAGGTCCCTGCCGCGACCAGCGTCTCTTCGAGATCGCGGGCCTTGTCAGGATTGGCCGCATTCCAGAGGACCGCCACGCGCGAGAGTCCGCGAACCGCCTCCTTGAGCAGCTCCAACCGTTTCCCGCTCAGCTCCCGGGAAAGAGCGGTCAGCCCCGTGACGTTCCCTCCTGGCCGCGCGAGGCTGGCGACGAGCCCGGTACCAACAGCATCGCCACTGGCAGCCATGACGATGGGGATCGTCCTGGTCGCTCGCTGAGCAGCAAGGGCGTCTAGCGTGCTCGGCGTCACAATGATGTCAACTTTGAAACGGACCAGCTCAACAGCGAGATCGAAGAGCCGATCGAGTTTTCCATGTGCCAGTCGGTACTCAATGGCGACGTTCTTTCCCTCAACATAGCCTAGCTCGCGTAAGCCTTGCCGAAATGCCTCCTCGAGGGGCCCGAGCCCGGAGGCGGACGTTAGGTAACCTATCCTGTGGACTTTCGCTGGCGGCTGCGCCCCTGCCATCGTTGCGCCCGCGCCGAGCGCCACTATGACTAGAACAAGGCTAAGATTCATTCTCATATTTTCATGGCGAAGCGTATCCAACCACCATCTGTTATGTCAATCTAAAACCAAGCCTCAGGGATGTTCCAATAAGTCAGCGAGCAAGATTTCCTCAGCCGATTTTTGCACGACCCAGCGGTGGCAGTCTCTCGTGATTTCCTCGCCCTCGTCCTCATCCATGATCCAGTGGCCGTGGCCGGCGTACTCGCGAAATTCCGCGCCGATCAGCTCCGCGAATCGTCGCAGCGAATCCGCCGGCGCCACCCGATCGTCGCGCGCGGCGACGACGAGAATCGGCGCAGGAATGGACTTGGGATCGAGCCTGGCACGCCGGTCGAAAAATTCCCGGATCAGGTCGGGAGACTCGGGCACGAGAGATCGGAGCGCCTCCGGGTGTGCGGCGGGCGGCAGCGCGTTGAGCCAGTTTTTGCGGAAATCTTTCTCCTCGATGCGAAACGGCCGGCGCAAAAAGAGCAGCGGCGAGTACTTTAACCGCAAGAGCCGCAGCGCGCGCGGCAACTCCGGCGCCACTTCGCTCGGCGGCAAGCTTGCGAGCAGGACCAGCGCCGATATACGTTCTTTCGCCGCGGCCTGGCGCGCCGCCAGTCCTCCCAAATCGTGCCCCAAGAGCACCGGCGGAAACTCGGCGGCGCGGATCACCTGCTTGAGATCTTCCACGCAATCCTGAAAGTTTACTCGCTTCAACGCTTCGAGAGCATTTTCTTCGAAGCGTCCGCGGAAATTTACCGCCCAGCATTCCCAGCCTAAATTGGCAAGATGAGTCGCCCACCTGCGCCAGCAGCGGCTCGACGTCCATGCTCCGTGAATCAAGATCAGCGGAGCTTTGAACTTTACTTTCTCCGGCGGCGAGACGTCGATGAGAATTTTGCCGATCCACTTTTCCATGGTAGCGTTCACGATAGCGAAACGAGCCGCGAGATTACCCTCACCCCTTCCCTCTCCCGCGTGCGGGAGAGGGAAGGGGTGAGGGCGCGCCAAGACGCCAAGCGCGCAAAGTTTTTAATAGCGAATTGCGCCGCGAAATAACAAGGCCCTCCCGGGTTTGGACCCGAAGGGCCTTGCACTTTGGACAGCCAGGACAGCCGCCCTATCGCCTGAGATGAGGAGGGTTTAACTCACCGCCGCCACACCACATCCGAACTCTTTACTTTTTCTTTTTCTTCTTGGCTTTCTTCTTTGCCATAGGCGCCTCCTTCTTAGATTCCCCTGAACGGGGTATCAACGCTGGAGGTAGGAGTTCTCGCTCAGGCGAGCAGATTTCCTTCAAACCCTCCCTGTATTTTGTAGGTAATTTTATTATAAGTACGCTAGTAATTGTGTGTCAAGAAAAAAATGGCAATAATATACTTGACTGACCTTCCCTAAAGTGCTATATTCAGAACCATGAAAACACAAATCACATTGCCGACGACTCTGCTTGAGGCGATCCGCTACTTCTCCGATCCTGACGTGTGCCTTGAATTCGTCAGAGAGCTTCGCTGGCCGCATGGCGTGGAATGCCCGCACTGCGGATCGGAGAAAGTGACGTTCCTGAAAAATGCGCGTCTCTGGAAGTGTCACACGAAACACGCCAAGCAAAAATTCTCGGTCAAGGTCGGAACAATTTTTGAGGATAGTCCTATCGGCCTGGACAAGTGGCTTGCTGCCGTATGGATGATAGCGAATTGTAAGAATGGCATTAGCTCCTATGAGATTCACAGAGAGATAGGCGTAACTCAAAAGACCGGATGGTTTATGATGCACCGAATTCGCCTAGCAATGCAGACTGGATCGTTCAAAAAGTTTTCCGGTCAGGTTGAAGCCGACGAAACTTTTATTGGTGGTGCCGCTCGTAATATGCACTGGAGAAAGAAACAGGCGCGAGAAGTGAAGGGACGCGGATCGGTCGGCAAAACAGCCGTGATGGGACTTCTGGAACGTCATCCGCGCAACGGTAGTCAGGTTAAACTTACCGTTGTCCCCAATACCCGATGGAACACCCTACAGAGAAAAGTCAGAGAGAATGTTGAGCGTGGAACCGAGATGCACACGGACGCGCTTCTCTCCTATACCGGACTTGAGCATGACTACCTGCATCGCGTCATAGATCACGCTGAGAGCTACGTTAAAGGACATATCCACACCAACGGCCTCGAAAACTTCTGGAGCCTCTTAAAACGCGGCCTCAAGGGAACCTACGTTAGCGTTGAGCCGTTTCACCTGTTCCGCTACCTCGATGAACAGACTTTCCGGTTCAATACCCGGAGAGGTACAAACGCGGAGAGATTCGCGGAAGTGATGCAGATGGTTGCTGGGAAGCGTCTTACCTATGAGAAGCTAACTGGTAAAGAGAGTGGAGACGGTCTTTTGCCATCGTAGACAGGAACGGGGAAAACGCCGTTGCGACTAGCTCACCACTGCATGTTGATGCCAAATTCTGAGAGCGGGATATCGAGTTGGCCGCATAGGGACCGAAGCAGGTCGGGGTCGAGCCGATCGGTCAAATTCAAATTGGGAACAGGGGCGGTAAATTTGTCTTTATCTGTTTCCCTTAATAGATATTGCTCTGGCTTTGATGCTGTAACGGTCTTTATTTGTACGTTGTATTTGGCTTGAGCCACTCGTAGAAAGTCGGCAAGGGTAGGCCACTGGATAAAGGGATAAGCCATCTAGAGTTGGCAACGAATCTCCGAGCGAAATCCACCGATCATAAAAGCTGGCGGCAGGGAGATTTGGTCATCGTTAATAAGCTCAAGCTGCGCTCGCTCAAAAAGATCATGGTATAGTTGCGGGGCGGGTTTCAATTTAAACGGGGTGATACCTTCCGCCTTGCATGCCGCTAGTCTCACGTGCAGCGTGCGAATTAGTTCGGCCTTAATATCATCTATGGTGCCGTGGGATTGTGCAACAATGTCGTATTCCAAGCATTGAGCCACCCAACCATTCTCTCGCTTCATAATCAGGACTCGTAATTCCATCGTTCTTTCCTCCTGTGATAGTAGCCAGCTACCACTTCGATGCTTGTAGCTTTTACTCCACGACTGCCAGCCTGTCAAGCAATTGGCCCATCGGGGAAAACCCTAGGTCAGATTAAGCAAAAACCTGGCCATCTGTGACTATAATCGGCCCGGGTGGATGGAACTTTACCCATACCCGAGAATGTGATATTGTACCAGGCGTGTCTAAGAAAGCCGAACCGGACTTGTCGGCCTTCCGGCGATTTGAGAAGCGAATGAAAGCTCTTGTCGCTGTTCCGAAAAAAGAGCTTCAAGAGCAATTGGATAAATTTAAGAGGGAGAAGCCTAGGAGAAAATCAGCCTTTCGTTAAAGAAATTGTAGGGAGCTGGAGGGATCGAACCTCCACGGACTTTCGTCCCAGGGTACTTCGGCTGTCAACCTAGCCCTGTGCGTCTGCCTGCATTCCGCCAAGCTCCCATATGTGGAACAGCGGTAAGGTCAATGAAGCGTGGCCTCACCGCTGTTCTCTTTTGGGATAGTCGAAACCTCCCATTTCCCCGTTCCGGTTTTTTTAAGTCCAGGTATTGCAGCTATTACTGTGCCAATGACAGCCGGAGGACGCTTAACTCCGAGTTCGAGCCCCTTAGCTTTAAGAACCTTCATAACATCGACAATGGTTATGTGCTTGTTTCCTTGGTTTGCAAGCGCTACTGCGATCTCTCGAATAACACGACTCCGATCTATGGGATTCAAATTGGTAGGTTGCTTTGGTTTTTCTTCTCTCTTGTTTGCAGGTTTTCGCTCAGGCTCTTGCTGACGAGCGTACATAGCTAATTTTCTGATTAGATCAACTTGACGCTCAAGCGATTCTATTTGGCCTCCTATTTCATTTAAACTCGTGACTGCGATTCGTTTTACCTGGGCAAAATCACCTTTGGCAAGAAAAGCAGCAATCATTTTCACGAAATCTTTCTCTTTTTTCATGGAGTCACCCCTCAAGCCAGTTAGTTAGTAAGTTCAACTATCTATACTAGCTAACTAGGACCGTGTCAAGCCCGGTGATGCGATTTGGAACGAACGGGCTTTCGGTGGCGGAAAAGGGGAAAGGGCAGAATCTTAAAGCGGGTCAGCCAACTATATTATTGCCAAAAAAATGTGATTTTATTTTGGCGTTATCGCCGCCATGAACGATTCGCGGATGAAAAACTGGCGAAACGTTTCCCAGCGGAGTTGTGGAAGAAGTGAACGGCTTTGTCTAATCTTTGATTCTGACGATGTTGAATGCGCCCACGGGACGCGCGAAGCCTTTGAGCTGGAGCTCGCTCAACGGCTCGCTCTCAACGATATGCTCCACTCTGCTCAGCGTCTTCTGATTCGTGAGGATCTGTCCGCCTTTTGCCTCGTCGCAAAGGCGGGACGCCAGATTGGTGACGTTGCCCACCGCGCCGTAGTCCATGCGTCCCTCGAAGCCGATGTTTCCCAGAGTCGCGTAGCTCGAAGCCAGCCCGATGCCTAAGTCGAGATCATAGCCTCTCTTCAGCCAACCGGCGCGCAGCTCCCCGGCCTTGGAGCGCATCTCCACCGCCATGCGCACCGCCCGCTCGGTGTGGTCCTCGCACGGTAGCGGATCGTTGAAGAAAATCATGATGCCGTCGCCGGCAAAGCGCTCCAGGGTTCCTTCGTATTTGAAAATGATTTTTCCCATCTC
It encodes:
- a CDS encoding redoxin domain-containing protein, whose product is MKRKGSTLAMVFSLLLFLPPTLLLAVEVGDKAPDFELASTKGGKLKLSSLRGKNVLINFYVLDYSPVUIEHILSSGADNYTKFQAENTEVLGISANATFSQKAFADFMKLNYPLLSDFQDQKAMKAFGVLNETTRRATRSYFIIDKEGIIRFKSVRPSNREQDLISTDELLKEVKKINLR
- a CDS encoding ABC transporter substrate-binding protein, whose translation is MNLSLVLVIVALGAGATMAGAQPPAKVHRIGYLTSASGLGPLEEAFRQGLRELGYVEGKNVAIEYRLAHGKLDRLFDLAVELVRFKVDIIVTPSTLDALAAQRATRTIPIVMAASGDAVGTGLVASLARPGGNVTGLTALSRELSGKRLELLKEAVRGLSRVAVLWNAANPDKARDLEETLVAAGTLGLQIQSLEVRVGNDLESAFRAAKSKRAGALFTLADTLTIAHQSRIVDLATKGGLPTLFQTRDFVDAGGLMCYGPSDADLYRRAATYVDKILRGSKPGDLPVEQPKRFDLIINLKTAKKIGLTVPPEILVRADKVIR
- a CDS encoding alpha/beta fold hydrolase; translation: MEKWIGKILIDVSPPEKVKFKAPLILIHGAWTSSRCWRRWATHLANLGWECWAVNFRGRFEENALEALKRVNFQDCVEDLKQVIRAAEFPPVLLGHDLGGLAARQAAAKERISALVLLASLPPSEVAPELPRALRLLRLKYSPLLFLRRPFRIEEKDFRKNWLNALPPAAHPEALRSLVPESPDLIREFFDRRARLDPKSIPAPILVVAARDDRVAPADSLRRFAELIGAEFREYAGHGHWIMDEDEGEEITRDCHRWVVQKSAEEILLADLLEHP
- a CDS encoding IS1595 family transposase, which encodes MKTQITLPTTLLEAIRYFSDPDVCLEFVRELRWPHGVECPHCGSEKVTFLKNARLWKCHTKHAKQKFSVKVGTIFEDSPIGLDKWLAAVWMIANCKNGISSYEIHREIGVTQKTGWFMMHRIRLAMQTGSFKKFSGQVEADETFIGGAARNMHWRKKQAREVKGRGSVGKTAVMGLLERHPRNGSQVKLTVVPNTRWNTLQRKVRENVERGTEMHTDALLSYTGLEHDYLHRVIDHAESYVKGHIHTNGLENFWSLLKRGLKGTYVSVEPFHLFRYLDEQTFRFNTRRGTNAERFAEVMQMVAGKRLTYEKLTGKESGDGLLPS